In the Ptychodera flava strain L36383 chromosome 1, AS_Pfla_20210202, whole genome shotgun sequence genome, GATTCTCCAGGCATAACAATTGTATCTGTCGATATATCCTCGGGGCTATGCTAATCTGCGAAGCAGAAGTACATAACAGGTATTGCAGTGCATAGTACCGCTCGCTGTGAAGACACAATTTCGTACAATGTAGTTTGTCAAACACAACACAAACTAACAACAGTCCTGTAATTCTGTGCTACGAACTCCAAAGCAGCAATACCGATTATTTTGTGTTATCGAGGGTGATCTGAAAAGAAATAAGATTTTCAATCGCATTCCTCCAACCCCCACCACCGCCATTATAAACTTTTTACGAACCAAAAGAGACTGTCACAGCAAAATGCTTTACATAGAAAACCCTTACTCTTTCTgaattacattttttcttgCCCTGCTTTCTTCAAAACAGGAACTCTGGAACAGCGAAGACACGGCTGATGTAAAGATTCGCCGAGGAAATGCAGTAACTCCAATCAATGGTGTTGGAAATTCATTGGCCACTGCTGACAAGAACACCACATTGGAAATGGATTTTGAAGTAGTAGAATTCAGAAACAACACTTGTCAAAAGACAAGCAATGTTGACAAGATGGAACTCACCAATGAACAGGATGATCagacatttgtcaatgatacacagaacatgcaaaataaatgttCCTATGGCAACGAATCGGAGGACTGCAAGGTGGAAAAACTTCTCCACTATTCGATTCCAGAAAAACTAACTTTTTACGACTCGATGAGACCAATGATAAAAGCGATGTCAATCTTTGGGTTGTGGCATTCACATCAGCTTGATCCAagatattacaaaggaaacattCGACAAATGGGAAGTCAATCGAAGTCAAAACTACAGAAAATATTCAACGCCAGGAATTATTGCATATTGGTAAACGTCTTATTATGGTTCAATTTTCTTCGTTTCGTGCCGGCATTTTGGACTGGTCCCGAACAAGCTATGTTGGAGAACGACTGTTCTTTAAAgttattttctgtttgtttacCTTTCAATGTGCGTGCAATgctacagcgtttttctttgcATCAGAAAGAATGCATAGAATGCCAAGATTTTTCCATCACTGGGAAGACCGCATACAGAGTTCAAGCGAAACTGGAGCTAACCTCAAACATATCAAACGTTGGTCTATAATATTTACCGTACAAGCTATACTTTTTGtcacttttcattttttaaaccAATCCTTTGGTGTGTTCGGCACTATCGAGTTAGTCAGGAATGCATCGGCTGTATTTGTCGCGCCATTTCCAGATCACCCAGCTCTTCATGTGCTCTTCATTatcatcaacatttttgactTTGCCGCTTGGATTTTCCCCATTTTCTTCTTCATTCACATCTGTATGATTCTCTGTGACCGATTCGGTAACTTTGCGAAACGACTACGCCTTGACATTTTACGAGGATACAAAAAGGGAGGAGTACCATCAAATGTTGAAAGTCTACGATATCAACACCAGGAACTGTGTCTGGCCGTGGAACATTCAAACAATGGTTTGTTCACATACATTAACGCCATATCATACGGTACAATGTTACCACTGGCCTGCTTTCTGCTATACCAGTTGCTGTTTTCAAGCAGTTACAAAGGAAACGTCTCTGCCATTCTGATGTATGTGGTTTGGCTTACTTCCATCTTCGTAAACGTACCTGTGGTATCGTGGATAGCGGCAATAGTGAATACCAGGGTAAGTAAACAAACGGAATTGAGAATTTATGCACCTGTGTGTAATTGTCTACCATATATATTGCAATTCAcatacatttttagctcatatttggttttgtatataaataccaaaaagagcttatatgatgagtcggtggcgtctgtatgtctgtatatttgtgggtatgtatgtgcggatgtatgtccgtcacacgcacaaaggctcccataccgccagagctaccatctcagtatttggtgtacaggtagatgcaggggttgagatgtgaatttgtttaaatgaacacatcagtgtcaaaaatgtgcaaatgaggtaagaaaaagtgaaatcctgcaaatgtgcaggagtgatggcatgccagtaagaaacaggccaactcctcatttcctgtcattgtttatgaactgttacatattaacagacctgcttaaaccatagacagtagagggggaagaccgtctatgcttaaactaagaggggcttgtttctgctatgcatgttgctaaagttgacctccagtacctaaagtttcagaccttatttacttttgtcattcttgtttttctggtttaaatatttcttgttgtttttctggttgtactatgcagaaatcattgtcataacatcaacgtagaattttcctccactgaacagatagaaacaacatttattgttgatctttggtaacccatactggtatataccaattctgatcaaatttgagcgacaccgtgtaattgcggtatttttattagTTTCCGTGATGTCTGAGTGTCAGCACTAATTCACCTCTTCTTTTATCACTTTAgggaactggtcagtttcttcggcctgggggggggggcggtggattattttttgccgacgtcaaaaagtggctgaccccccctattccaaattttgaaaacagggtgaccccccctattccaaatttctaaaacagggtgacccccccccccccgggcgcgacaaaggtaaaacaaaagatggacataaattatatatatatatatatatatatatatatatatatatataatattttacattttacatatatttatattttaaatagtcattctatgttttagtgaaattgttgac is a window encoding:
- the LOC139132852 gene encoding uncharacterized protein, whose protein sequence is MVQFSSFRAGILDWSRTSYVGERLFFKVIFCLFTFQCACNATAFFFASERMHRMPRFFHHWEDRIQSSSETGANLKHIKRWSIIFTVQAILFVTFHFLNQSFGVFGTIELVRNASAVFVAPFPDHPALHVLFIIINIFDFAAWIFPIFFFIHICMILCDRFGNFAKRLRLDILRGYKKGGVPSNVESLRYQHQELCLAVEHSNNGLFTYINAISYGTMLPLACFLLYQLLFSSSYKGNVSAILMYVVWLTSIFVNVPVVSWIAAIVNTRAHEPINMTYNIRVEHVKNDDLMVISMFLSRLNGHAIGYTVFDLVTLTKPFILTMGGLGVTYFALLAEFER